The DNA region CGGTAGGTTCTATTTGAATCTTTTCTTTTTCCGCGGATTCTTTCAACTTTTGGATCTGCCTGTCAATCACATCATCTGGAATCTTTGTGAATAGAATAGGCACCTGTTGAGAAATTCTTCCCCCTACCCTGACAGTCATTTTGCCTATGTCATCCCACCTTACAGTTTTTATGAAACCTTCTTGATATCCAAGCGTTTCTAGGATTTTTTCTGAGGATTTTGGCATAAATGGATACATAGATAACCCTAAGGTGAATACTGTTTGCACCGCAACAAATAACTTTGCGTTAAACTCATCCGTTCCCGGAGTAAGGGTCCATATTTTAGCCTCGTCAATGTATTTATTCCCCAAAAACGAAATCTCTCTCAGATACTTTATCGCTTGTCTGAATTCAAATTTCTCAAGGAGTTCACCTATCGTTTGTGGTATCTCCTCTATGTTCTTCAAAATATTCTCCTCCAAAGGTGTAAAAAGAGATCTATTTGGCTTAGGTATTATACCGTTATTTTTGGAGTTTAGAAACTTTAAAACTCTTGATACCAGATTTCCAAAGGCATTTGCTAGTTCTTCGTTTGCTTTCTCCTGAAACTCTTTCCAGTAGAAATTAGCATCCTTTGTCTCAGGCATGTTGAGACAGAGGTAATACCTTATCGCATCAGGGTTAAATTCCTCAGCTATTTCATCCACCCATATAGCCCAATTTCTGGATGTTGATATCTTTTCCCCCTCTAAATTCATAAACTCATTCGCAGGAATATTGTAGGGCAATATCCATTTTCCATGTTGAGCAAGCAAGGTTGCAGGCCAAATTATCGCATGAAACGGAATGTTATCCTTTCCAATGAAGTGGATAAGCCTAGTTTCAGGATCAAGCCAATATTCCTTCCATTTATCGGGCTTGCCGATCTTCTCAGCCCATTCTACCGTTGAAGAGATATACCCTATCGGTGCCTCAAACCAAACATACATCAC from Brevinematia bacterium includes:
- the metG gene encoding methionine--tRNA ligase subunit beta gives rise to the protein CGNTPTLRTTKHWYFTLSKFENQLREYLESQIDWKPNVRDFALSWIKEGLKDRPISRDLNWGIPLPLEEAKGKVMYVWFEAPIGYISSTVEWAEKIGKPDKWKEYWLDPETRLIHFIGKDNIPFHAIIWPATLLAQHGKWILPYNIPANEFMNLEGEKISTSRNWAIWVDEIAEEFNPDAIRYYLCLNMPETKDANFYWKEFQEKANEELANAFGNLVSRVLKFLNSKNNGIIPKPNRSLFTPLEENILKNIEEIPQTIGELLEKFEFRQAIKYLREISFLGNKYIDEAKIWTLTPGTDEFNAKLFVAVQTVFTLGLSMYPFMPKSSEKILETLGYQEGFIKTVRWDDIGKMTVRVGGRISQQVPILFTKIPDDVIDRQIQKLKESAEKEKIQIEPTDEVIDVEYLKKIDLRVARVKGASRIPKSKKLIKLLVEVGDSEKQIIAGVGECYAPEDLVGKEIVIVNNLKPVTLMGENSYGMLLAAKDANGNLVILTVDKSIESGAKVS